The Mycobacterium sp. EPa45 genomic interval CCTTGTCGGGGTCGAACCGGATCACCGCGTAGTCGAGCGCGTCGTTACCCGCGACCATGGTGCCGATCACACCGTCGGCCGGTCGGTCCTCGGCGGAGACCTGAGCGCCCGGGCCGCCGCAGTGCGCGGAGGTGAACCCGATGAGCGCACCGGTGTTGTCGTTGCCGATGCTCGTCAATGTGCAGTAGGTGTCGCCGTTGACGACGACGCCCGCCCCACCGCCCATCGGCACCTTGCCGTCGGCCGCAGCAACCGGGGCTACGCCGGACATCAGGGCGACGAAGGCCATGACAACGGCTCCCGCTGTCAGACGCACACGCTGCGCGGTCGTCACTGGCAACCTCCATCCAAAGTCCGCCCCAACAGGGCGAGTCTAGCCTGACCACACGCGTAACTTGCGTAACAGCTCAGTGGGTATCCCCGCTGCGGGCGTCGCATGGCAACATGAACCGCGACGACAGCGAACAGTTGGAGGACAGCCGTGAGCAATGGCGATCGCACGACCGGTGTACCCACCACCGTCACCTCGATCCCCCTGGTGGACCCGAACGCGCTACCGGCCAACCCCTCCGTCGGCGACCTGGTCAAGGACGCCACCGCGCAGATGTCGACCCTGGTGCGCGCAGAGGTCGAATTGGCCAAGGCCGAGATCACTCGCGATGTGAAGAAGGGCCTGACCGGCAGCGTGTTCTTCATCCTCGCACTGGTGGTGCTGTTCTACTCGACGTTCTTTCTGTTCTTCTTCCTCGCGGAGCTGCTCGACACCTGGCTGTGGCGCTGGGTGGCCTTCCTGATCGTCTTCGTGTTGATGGTCGTCACCACCGCGGTGTTCGGTCTGCTCGGGTATCTGAAGGTGCGCCGCATCCGCGGACCGCAGAAGACGATCGAATCGGTCAAGGAAGCCCGCGAG includes:
- a CDS encoding phage holin family protein — protein: MSNGDRTTGVPTTVTSIPLVDPNALPANPSVGDLVKDATAQMSTLVRAEVELAKAEITRDVKKGLTGSVFFILALVVLFYSTFFLFFFLAELLDTWLWRWVAFLIVFVLMVVTTAVFGLLGYLKVRRIRGPQKTIESVKEAREAFTPGHDRSASKAVTPGAAPPTDPSGW